In one Corallococcus sp. EGB genomic region, the following are encoded:
- a CDS encoding Ig-like domain-containing protein, producing the protein MGFTAPQVQGNTPLAFSLVVTDADGATAGPFVYSVTVTNVNQAPVAKAQIISGVRGGEQVKLDASTSTDPDNEALTNAWMQAGGAAPTLSGANSAEASFTPAKKNTAATYTFPDITRWSSTWEGRLFLLSTKPGPTSRKPGTELASHPGVLC; encoded by the coding sequence TTGGGCTTTACCGCGCCGCAGGTGCAGGGCAACACGCCCCTGGCCTTCAGCCTGGTGGTGACGGACGCGGACGGCGCGACGGCCGGTCCGTTCGTCTACTCGGTCACGGTGACGAACGTGAACCAGGCGCCGGTCGCCAAGGCCCAGATCATCTCCGGTGTTCGCGGCGGTGAGCAGGTGAAGCTGGACGCCTCGACGTCCACGGATCCGGACAACGAGGCGCTGACAAACGCCTGGATGCAGGCGGGTGGCGCGGCGCCGACGCTGTCGGGCGCCAACTCCGCCGAAGCCAGCTTCACGCCGGCGAAGAAGAACACGGCGGCGACCTACACCTTCCCTGACATAACGAGGTGGTCCTCCACTTGGGAGGGCCGCCTCTTTCTTCTTTCCACCAAGCCCGGCCCTACGTCACGGAAACCTGGCACGGAACTGGCATCCCACCCCGGCGTACTATGTTAA